The Rhododendron vialii isolate Sample 1 chromosome 8a, ASM3025357v1 genome has a window encoding:
- the LOC131336312 gene encoding uncharacterized protein LOC131336312, with translation MYRNSTGKGITTGKIATPLHPRPSSSSPSFFRFGARLGFVLDEELKRAASDAEVQAAIADKVSRERIGHEVDLMMTSYGGDGNVEAMTYIFELQLFWVVFGLPPGIDSSLFDGWYRLCVNLRLMRRVGFSTFTDNQRRLSLYAALFLPFRKSAYGRGKKGNPKFAVVTYIICKSLRLKCSDAETVAIGLERIWETKPLVDGKDIMRVLQLKNEGPLVGEWKQKLLEWQLAHPLGTAEEFIHWMRQHLMTEVLAPISEGPELPSYKSVIEPMEMLGCNFEFVITCLL, from the exons ATGTACCGTAACTCTACCGGGAAAGGTATAACAACTGGAAAAATAGCAACCCCTCTGCACCCACGACCCTCTTCGAGTTCTCCGAGCTTTTTTCGTTTCGGCGCAAGGCTCGGTTTCGTTCTGGACGAAGAGCTGAAACGAGCTGCCTCGGATGCCGAGGTGCAGGCTGCTATTGCAGATAAAGTTAGCAGGGAACGTATCGGTCATGAGGTCGATCTTATGATGACATCCTACGGCGGCGATGGCAATGTTGAAGCAATGACCTATATCTTTGAATTGCAGTTGTTTTGGGTTGTATTCGGTCTTCCTCCCGGTATCGATTCGAGCTTATTCGATGGATGGTACAGGCTTTGTGTTAACTTGAGACTGATGAGACGAGTTGGATTCTCTACCTTCACTGACAATCAAAGGAGACTCTCTCTATACGCGGCATTGTTTCTGCCGTTCAGAAAGAGTGCGTACGGCCGAGGCAAGAAAGGCAATCCGAAGTTCGCGGTTGTCACCTACATCATCTGCAAGTCTCTCAGATTAAAGTGCAGCGACGCGGAAACGGTG GCTATAGGTCTAGAGAGAATTTGGGAAACCAAGCCACTGGTGGATGGCAAGGATATCATGAGAGTTTTGCAGCTCAAAAATGAGGGACCACTCGTTGGGGAATGGAAGCAGAAATTGCTGGAGTGGCAGCTTGCTCATCCCCTGGGGACTGCTGAGGAATTCATCCACTGGATGAGGCAACATTTGATGACAGA AGTTTTAGCTCCGATTAGCGAAGGACCAGAGCTTCCTAGTTATAAATCGGTTATTGAACCAATGGAAATGCTTGGTTGCAATTTTGAATTCGTTATTACATGCTTGCTCTAG
- the LOC131298379 gene encoding uncharacterized protein LOC131298379 — translation METPSSTRRITRSQALAASNTHSIPTSKKIEDSEKGTVPKSRQRTGSQPLIDITNDSPIIGIAMGKLKTPSSTSALSKNGGNKHQAKTPGSGEALLRGQVKTLLQRVEEEAEFSKKLSLEGRPFLHLQSPARLLAPTPANTPQVLSISGEEYFKSFCLASVTPSPVQEELMISQMVSELFDGSNKQEGPESERSCLITRSLLLDFSDKSEVSSDSSGRSSVLSPEGEGESREKSSAEDDDASVWSIQAIASSTKDEEEEEEVDDCVEDIGEENDGDDYDYEEEEYGDDGGLLDALCEGMSKISVYGGERKMANFAGRHTRFVYNSDDELVEGEEEYVLKLKGLPTPKGKHFRFPLEMEEGEEN, via the exons ATGGAAACACCATCATCAACAAGAAGAATCACAAGATCACAAGCCTTGGCTGCTTCAAACACCCACAGCATACCCACATCAA AAAAGATTGAGGATTCCGAAAAGGGTACCGTTCCAAAATCAAGACAGCGAACTGGGTCCCAACCGCTCATCGATATCACCAACGATTCCCCGATAATCGGGATAGCAATGGGGAAATTGAAAACCCCGTCGTCCACTTCGGCTCTGTCCAAGAACGGGGGCAATAAACACCAAGCCAAGACTCCTGGTTCAGGGGAGGCCTTACTGAGGGGTCAAGTCAAGACCCTTTTGCAGAGGGTGGAGGAAGAGGCCGAGTTTTCGAAGAAACTCTCACTGGAAGGCAGGCCTTTCCTTCATCTGCAGTCTCCGGCCAGGCTTCTCGCCCCTACTCCGGCGAACACACCGCAAGTCTTGAGCATTTCTGGTGAGGAGTACTTCAAGAGTTTCTGTCTAGCTTCGGTTACGCCGTCACCGGTCCAAGAAGAGCTCATGATTTCTCAG ATGGTTAGTGAGTTATTTGATGGAAGTAACAAGCAAGAAGGTCCTGAATCAGAAAGGAGCTGTCTGATAACTAGGTCTCTACTCTTGGACTTCTCTGACAAATCAGAAGTCTCTTCTGACTCTTCTGGGCGTTCCTCTGTTTTGTCACCTGAAGGAGAAGGTGAAAGCAGAGAGAAGTCATCTGCGGAGGACGACGACGCTTCGGTGTGGTCTATTCAGGCGATTGCGAGTAGTACCAaagatgaagaggaagaagaagaagtcgaTGACTGTGTCGAAGACATCGGAGAAGAGAACGATGGAGATGATTATGACTACGAAGAAGAAGAGTATGGTGATGATGGAGGGTTGCTTGATGCTTTGTGTGAAGGGATGAGCAAAATCAGTGTGTATGGGGGGGAGAGGAAAATGGCTAATTTCGCCGGAAGGCACACGCGATTCGTGTACAACAGTGATGATGAACTTgttgaaggagaagaagagtaTGTTCTGAAACTGAAGGGATTGCCAACACCAAAAGGGAAGCACTTTCGCTTCCCTCTGGAAatggaagaaggagaagaaaattga